One stretch of Streptomyces agglomeratus DNA includes these proteins:
- a CDS encoding mobile element transfer protein, with translation MARNRFWDVDRIGPVQIGTHHDRHGREAHAAACTAPGCDWSADYLNRAAAELAARTHRCNPR, from the coding sequence ATGGCCCGCAACCGCTTCTGGGACGTCGACCGCATCGGCCCCGTCCAGATCGGAACCCACCATGACCGCCACGGCCGCGAAGCTCACGCTGCCGCCTGCACCGCCCCCGGCTGCGATTGGTCCGCCGACTACCTGAACCGCGCCGCCGCCGAACTCGCCGCCCGGACCCACCGCTGCAACCCCCGCTGA
- a CDS encoding site-specific integrase yields MTMRRSRGDGGLHWDERRQRWIATANLGFDPSGKRIVRRGSGKTKTEAKNKLKEVLRDYEDGLAIAPTNYTVADAVNDWLAYGLAGRDARTVENCTYLSHKHVIPALGARKLRDLSAEDVDRWLAAKAKILSTRTLQAVHSCLNRSVKRAMARDKVKRNVVDLCSVPQGQAGRPSKALTFAQAEAVLKAAEGTSMHAYIVVALLTGARTEELRALTWDHVFLKGQSDANPPQPPHMAVWRSVRRGGDTKTRKSRRTLALPARCVEVLWQQFEDQGWERLAAGDSWEEHGLVFSSAVGKPLDATNVRRAFRQALKDADGINADDWTPRELRHSFVSLLSDRGVPLEEISRLVGHSGTAVTEEVYRKQIRPVIQTGAVVMDGIFKRIPER; encoded by the coding sequence ATGACCATGCGTCGCAGCCGTGGTGATGGCGGCTTGCACTGGGACGAGAGGAGGCAGCGTTGGATCGCTACGGCGAACCTCGGCTTTGACCCGAGCGGCAAGCGGATCGTCCGGCGGGGGAGTGGCAAGACCAAGACGGAGGCGAAGAACAAGCTCAAGGAGGTGCTGCGGGACTACGAGGACGGTCTCGCCATCGCGCCCACGAACTACACCGTTGCCGACGCCGTGAACGATTGGCTCGCCTATGGCCTGGCGGGCCGCGACGCGCGCACGGTCGAGAACTGCACCTACCTGAGTCACAAGCACGTCATCCCGGCATTGGGCGCCCGGAAGCTGCGCGACCTGAGCGCGGAGGACGTCGACCGCTGGCTAGCGGCCAAGGCCAAGATCCTCAGCACCCGCACGCTTCAGGCCGTCCACTCCTGCCTGAACCGCTCGGTCAAGCGAGCCATGGCCCGGGACAAGGTCAAGCGCAACGTCGTCGATCTGTGCTCCGTGCCCCAAGGGCAGGCCGGACGCCCGTCCAAGGCGCTCACCTTCGCCCAGGCCGAAGCCGTACTGAAGGCGGCGGAGGGGACCTCGATGCACGCGTACATCGTCGTCGCGTTGCTGACCGGTGCTCGGACCGAAGAACTGCGGGCCCTCACGTGGGACCACGTCTTCCTGAAGGGCCAGTCCGACGCGAACCCGCCGCAGCCTCCGCACATGGCGGTGTGGCGATCGGTCCGCCGCGGCGGGGACACGAAGACTCGGAAATCCCGGCGAACGCTCGCACTGCCGGCACGTTGCGTTGAGGTCCTCTGGCAGCAATTCGAAGACCAGGGCTGGGAGCGGCTGGCTGCGGGCGACAGCTGGGAGGAACACGGGCTGGTCTTCTCCTCGGCCGTGGGCAAGCCGCTCGACGCCACCAATGTCCGGCGCGCCTTCCGCCAGGCACTCAAGGATGCCGACGGGATCAACGCCGATGACTGGACGCCCCGGGAGCTCCGGCACAGCTTCGTGTCCCTGCTGTCCGACCGCGGTGTCCCACTGGAGGAGATATCCCGCCTCGTCGGCCACTCCGGTACGGCCGTGACGGAGGAGGTGTACCGCAAGCAGATCCGCCCCGTGATCCAGACCGGTGCCGTGGTCATGGACGGCATCTTCAAGCGCATTCCAGAGCGGTAG
- a CDS encoding helix-turn-helix domain-containing protein, producing MTTAHTELLTVPEVMVRLKLGRSKVYDLIRTRRLTSLKIDGARRVPADAVRDFIQSQLAEAA from the coding sequence ATGACGACCGCACACACGGAACTGCTGACTGTGCCGGAGGTCATGGTGCGGCTCAAGTTGGGACGTTCGAAGGTCTACGACCTGATTCGTACTCGTCGGCTCACCTCCCTCAAGATCGACGGCGCTCGCCGCGTACCGGCCGATGCCGTGCGCGACTTCATCCAGAGCCAGCTGGCGGAGGCGGCCTGA
- a CDS encoding GGDEF domain-containing protein yields MDPQALALSLPLLGWAAHSSYLAHRLATARRDPLTGLHTRAGWTNRAERLIAKHPSALVLLVDLNDFKAINDTHGHAAGDAVLTATARRLNAWCGNHGIAARLGGDEFAAIVTNIGAANLFDLWTALDQPVTHNGHVLPVSASVGTCYPDHLPVPTLTDALSAADAAMYAQKGKAGRRGSTT; encoded by the coding sequence GTGGACCCGCAAGCACTCGCCTTATCCCTGCCCCTGCTCGGCTGGGCCGCCCACTCCAGCTACCTCGCCCACCGGCTGGCCACCGCACGCCGCGACCCACTCACCGGTCTGCACACCCGCGCCGGATGGACCAACCGCGCCGAACGCCTCATCGCCAAGCACCCGAGTGCGCTCGTGCTCCTTGTCGACCTGAACGACTTCAAGGCCATCAACGACACCCACGGCCACGCCGCTGGGGATGCGGTGCTCACCGCCACCGCCCGACGGCTGAACGCCTGGTGCGGAAACCACGGCATCGCCGCCCGTCTCGGCGGAGACGAGTTCGCCGCCATCGTGACCAACATCGGCGCCGCCAACCTCTTCGACCTTTGGACCGCACTGGACCAGCCGGTCACACACAACGGCCATGTCCTGCCGGTCTCGGCATCGGTCGGCACCTGCTACCCCGACCACCTGCCCGTCCCCACCCTCACCGACGCCCTCTCGGCCGCCGACGCCGCGATGTACGCGCAAAAGGGAAAGGCCGGCCGCCGCGGCTCCACCACTTAG
- a CDS encoding FtsK/SpoIIIE domain-containing protein: MTTGQVFTLVGLVLTAAGLVILRRQRPVWFWFAIGAPIKLTRIAFTYRSVMEACGLTEPPSRLRLTVAAATKRTPSRMVPRLTRVRVTASGLVLRIKMQPGQEVHDFETASERLRHSWRAYAVHVGALTPGWLQLKVIGHDVLNRVVMPPTKEPMLLSVPVALRSDGAVHARNFRTIPHELVMGATESGKSVYLRGLVKGLAPQAVALVGIDCKWGVELAPFAPRLSALACTPEEASDLLDVLVSEMTERYELIRTVQRLGPGALESITSDIWGLPEDMRPVPVVVFIDEVAELFLTASSADDKRRDQMVTQLVRLSQLGRAAGMYLEVCGQRFGSDLGKGATALRAQLTGRISHRVNDEATAKMVLGDISPQAMLAATTIAPEQRGLAVAGDSSGGWSLVRSPFTSLEEAVTACVKHADLTPAIPALEPFRPETAIGPFALVPDKD, encoded by the coding sequence ATGACGACCGGACAGGTTTTCACGCTCGTCGGCCTGGTGCTGACAGCCGCTGGGCTCGTGATCCTGCGTCGACAGCGCCCCGTCTGGTTCTGGTTCGCCATCGGGGCCCCCATCAAGCTGACGCGGATCGCGTTCACGTACCGCTCAGTCATGGAGGCATGCGGGCTCACCGAGCCTCCGTCTCGCCTGCGTCTCACCGTAGCGGCGGCCACCAAGCGGACTCCTTCGCGGATGGTCCCCCGCTTGACCCGTGTCCGTGTCACCGCGAGTGGTCTGGTGTTACGGATCAAGATGCAGCCGGGGCAGGAGGTTCACGACTTCGAAACGGCGTCCGAACGTCTGCGGCACTCCTGGCGCGCCTACGCCGTGCACGTCGGTGCGCTCACTCCGGGGTGGCTCCAGCTCAAGGTCATTGGCCACGACGTGCTGAACCGGGTCGTGATGCCTCCGACGAAGGAACCGATGCTGCTGAGCGTGCCGGTGGCCCTGCGCTCCGACGGTGCGGTGCATGCGCGGAACTTCCGCACCATTCCTCACGAACTGGTGATGGGCGCGACAGAGTCGGGGAAGTCGGTCTACCTGCGCGGCCTGGTGAAAGGTCTCGCCCCTCAGGCGGTCGCCCTGGTCGGTATCGACTGCAAGTGGGGGGTCGAGCTGGCTCCGTTCGCCCCGAGGCTGTCGGCCCTGGCGTGCACGCCTGAGGAAGCTTCGGACTTGCTCGACGTTCTGGTGTCGGAGATGACCGAACGCTATGAGCTGATCCGGACCGTTCAGCGTCTTGGGCCCGGCGCTCTGGAGTCGATCACTTCGGACATCTGGGGTCTGCCCGAGGACATGCGGCCGGTGCCGGTCGTGGTCTTCATCGACGAAGTGGCGGAACTCTTCCTCACGGCGAGCAGTGCCGACGACAAGCGCCGGGACCAGATGGTCACTCAGCTCGTACGTCTCTCCCAGCTGGGCCGGGCCGCCGGCATGTATTTGGAGGTGTGCGGCCAGCGGTTCGGGTCCGACCTCGGAAAGGGAGCAACGGCCTTGCGGGCCCAGCTCACCGGTCGCATCTCGCACCGCGTGAACGATGAGGCCACAGCCAAGATGGTGCTGGGAGACATCAGTCCCCAGGCCATGCTCGCCGCGACCACGATCGCACCCGAACAACGCGGGCTGGCGGTCGCCGGGGACTCCTCCGGTGGCTGGTCTCTGGTCCGCAGCCCTTTCACCAGCCTTGAGGAAGCCGTCACGGCCTGCGTAAAGCATGCCGACCTGACGCCCGCCATCCCCGCCCTGGAGCCCTTCCGTCCCGAGACTGCGATCGGGCCTTTCGCCCTGGTCCCGGACAAGGACTGA
- the repSA gene encoding replication initiator protein RepSA, with product MTDTATLAGLDPVTFGDLLRVAGAPGFDRWQEQVRRTGGCTDPIHLIGSTKTVDPSTGTVLHSYSTDAEPGGRLRVACGNRRASRCPSCAWIYAGDTYHLIRAGLVGDPAKGTPDTVRDHPRVFATLTAPSFGPVHNRPANRPCRCGTQHSEDDPTLGSPLDPSSYDYGSTVLWNNHASDLWRYFTIYLRREIASRAGLTQTAAREQSRLSFGKVAEYQKRGAVHFHAVIRFDGPDGPDTPPPAWATLDLLTDAIRAAVERVRVVVPADEEAGYINDWVLRWGQQLDIQPIGAFGTGEITEQAVASYVAKYATKAAETTGTLDRRIGELSELDRHQVPEHVRRLIQACKDLDPVYPDRRLWAWAHMLGFRGHFSTKSRRYSTTLGALRQVRADYRAAQQRAALGLPDPNEHPDASTLVVAHWVYAGHGHTPGESWLAASIRRDIEHSRDAAREALIDQLALEGAAV from the coding sequence GTGACCGACACCGCGACACTCGCGGGCCTGGACCCGGTCACCTTCGGCGATCTGCTGCGGGTGGCCGGGGCCCCGGGCTTCGACCGCTGGCAGGAGCAGGTACGCCGAACCGGTGGATGCACCGACCCGATCCACCTCATCGGTTCCACGAAGACCGTCGACCCGTCCACCGGTACGGTGCTGCACTCGTACTCGACGGACGCCGAACCGGGCGGACGGCTTCGCGTCGCATGCGGCAACCGTCGCGCCTCCCGCTGCCCCTCTTGCGCCTGGATCTACGCAGGCGACACCTACCACCTGATCCGTGCCGGACTCGTTGGTGATCCCGCGAAGGGCACCCCCGACACCGTTCGCGACCACCCCCGCGTCTTTGCCACCCTCACCGCCCCGTCCTTCGGTCCGGTCCACAATCGACCAGCCAACCGGCCGTGCCGCTGCGGTACCCAGCACTCCGAGGACGACCCGACACTCGGCAGCCCGCTGGACCCGTCCAGCTACGACTACGGATCGACGGTGCTGTGGAACAACCACGCCTCCGATCTTTGGCGGTACTTCACGATCTACCTCCGCCGTGAGATCGCCAGCCGAGCCGGACTCACTCAGACAGCCGCCCGCGAACAGTCCCGCCTGTCCTTCGGCAAGGTTGCCGAGTACCAGAAGCGCGGCGCAGTCCACTTCCACGCCGTGATCCGCTTCGACGGGCCGGATGGACCCGACACCCCACCCCCGGCCTGGGCCACTCTGGACCTTCTGACCGACGCCATCCGCGCCGCCGTCGAGCGCGTCCGGGTCGTGGTGCCCGCCGACGAGGAAGCCGGGTACATCAACGACTGGGTACTGCGCTGGGGCCAGCAGCTAGACATTCAGCCCATCGGAGCCTTCGGGACCGGTGAGATCACCGAACAGGCTGTCGCCTCTTACGTGGCCAAGTACGCCACCAAGGCCGCCGAGACCACCGGCACGCTGGACCGCCGCATCGGTGAACTGTCCGAGCTCGACCGCCACCAGGTCCCCGAGCATGTCCGGCGTCTCATCCAGGCGTGCAAAGATCTCGACCCCGTCTACCCGGATCGGCGGCTGTGGGCGTGGGCTCACATGCTCGGCTTCCGTGGTCACTTCTCCACCAAGTCGCGCCGCTACTCCACCACGCTGGGCGCTCTCCGCCAGGTCCGCGCCGACTACCGCGCCGCCCAGCAACGCGCCGCCCTCGGTCTGCCCGACCCGAACGAACACCCGGACGCATCCACGCTCGTCGTCGCCCACTGGGTCTATGCCGGCCACGGCCACACACCCGGCGAATCCTGGCTCGCGGCCAGCATCCGACGCGACATAGAGCACAGCCGCGACGCTGCGCGGGAAGCCCTAATCGACCAACTGGCCCTGGAAGGAGCCGCTGTATGA
- a CDS encoding DUF2637 domain-containing protein: MRSSLRLDAVLVQAVIAGALSFSHLHDLAAAAGQDGWKAWAYPVSVDLLLVAAWRQLRSLRGTDAPRRAAWSWFAVALAASLGANVATAGLLDLSDVPDWLRILVAGWPALAFLGGSLLMHAPEPHRPEPAPVEPEPQPVREETAEPVQEPAALPPAPPNVPPALVTHARKLADAHHASTGQPMDADTLRTRLGVPAPMAEAIAAQLA, translated from the coding sequence ATGCGGTCCTCACTGCGACTCGACGCCGTATTGGTCCAGGCCGTGATCGCCGGTGCTCTGTCCTTCTCTCACCTGCACGACCTCGCCGCGGCTGCCGGACAGGACGGCTGGAAGGCGTGGGCCTACCCCGTCTCCGTGGATCTGCTCCTGGTCGCCGCGTGGCGTCAGCTCCGAAGCCTGCGGGGTACGGACGCTCCGAGGCGGGCGGCCTGGTCCTGGTTCGCGGTCGCTCTCGCCGCATCACTCGGGGCGAACGTCGCCACGGCTGGACTGCTCGACCTGAGTGACGTGCCGGACTGGCTCCGCATCCTCGTCGCCGGTTGGCCGGCGCTCGCCTTCCTCGGCGGCAGCCTCCTCATGCACGCCCCTGAGCCGCACCGCCCGGAGCCCGCGCCCGTAGAGCCCGAGCCGCAACCGGTACGCGAAGAGACCGCCGAACCGGTACAGGAACCGGCGGCCCTGCCTCCCGCTCCGCCCAACGTCCCGCCCGCGCTCGTCACCCACGCGCGCAAGCTCGCCGATGCCCACCATGCGTCGACCGGGCAACCCATGGACGCCGACACCCTGCGCACCCGGCTCGGCGTTCCCGCCCCGATGGCCGAAGCCATCGCCGCCCAGCTCGCCTGA